The following coding sequences are from one Streptomyces sp. NBC_01294 window:
- a CDS encoding DUF3574 domain-containing protein — MKWTSDTRGKVGGGVLIALLGAGIPALMGAALHTDVGEPHQETRLYFGSERADGRGLVGEQEFMRFLDREITPAFPEGLTLHDGYGQWRGQDGKIVREASYEVVLLYPEKEAGERSTRIERIRQAYEDRYQQDSVGRSDDKVSAEF, encoded by the coding sequence GTGAAGTGGACATCTGACACGCGGGGGAAGGTCGGCGGCGGTGTGCTCATCGCCCTGCTCGGGGCAGGGATTCCGGCCCTGATGGGAGCGGCCCTGCACACGGACGTGGGGGAGCCGCACCAGGAGACCCGGCTGTACTTCGGCAGCGAACGCGCCGATGGCAGGGGCCTGGTGGGGGAGCAGGAGTTCATGCGGTTCCTGGACCGGGAGATCACCCCCGCCTTCCCCGAGGGGCTCACCCTCCACGACGGGTACGGCCAGTGGCGGGGCCAGGACGGCAAGATCGTCCGCGAGGCCTCGTACGAGGTGGTCCTGCTCTACCCCGAGAAGGAGGCCGGCGAGCGCAGTACGCGCATCGAGCGGATCCGGCAGGCGTACGAGGACCGGTACCAGCAGGATTCGGTCGGGCGGTCCGACGACAAGGTCAGCGCCGAGTTCTGA
- a CDS encoding SulP family inorganic anion transporter has translation MPGAGTFRDDFGASVVVALVALPLCVGVAVASGVPAELGIVTGVVGGLVTGWFRGSSLQVSGPAAGLTVLVYEAVQAYGLPALGVLVLAAGVAQLGMGVLRLGRWFRAISVAVVHGMLAGIGLVLICGQLYALGGVEAPGQTLAKLRGVHELGAQADWAAVLLGVGTIAAMVAWRRMPARLRIVPGALVGVAAATAAAALLRLPVDKVRVTGVLAAVSPPAWGDFAVLASVGAAGTVVALALIASAETLFSAAAVDRMHDGPRTEYDKELIAQGVGNSVCGLLGALPMTAVIVRSAANVEAGARTRASRVLHGGWLLLFAVAFPQVLESVPLAALAGVLLHAGWKLLPAKAVAALWRTHRGEAVVLLATASAIVVTNLFEGVLAGLGLAVAKAAWETSHVHIEEVWEGEELCVRVVGNASFLRLPKLLDALDALPHGKPVRLDLSGLRHLDHACLTALEGWERTRTPLPGREGVI, from the coding sequence ATGCCTGGGGCCGGCACGTTTCGCGATGACTTCGGGGCGTCCGTCGTCGTCGCGCTGGTCGCATTACCCCTGTGCGTCGGGGTGGCGGTCGCTTCCGGGGTGCCGGCCGAGCTGGGGATCGTCACCGGGGTGGTCGGCGGTCTGGTCACCGGATGGTTCCGCGGCAGCTCGCTCCAGGTGAGCGGGCCCGCGGCCGGGCTGACCGTGCTCGTCTACGAGGCGGTGCAGGCGTACGGTCTGCCCGCGCTCGGGGTGCTGGTGCTGGCCGCGGGCGTGGCGCAGCTGGGCATGGGGGTGCTGCGGCTCGGGCGCTGGTTCCGGGCGATCTCCGTCGCCGTCGTGCACGGCATGCTGGCCGGGATCGGGCTGGTCCTGATCTGCGGGCAGCTGTACGCCCTGGGCGGCGTGGAGGCTCCGGGACAGACTCTGGCGAAACTGCGCGGGGTGCACGAGCTCGGGGCGCAGGCCGACTGGGCCGCCGTCCTGCTCGGGGTCGGGACCATCGCCGCCATGGTCGCCTGGCGCCGGATGCCCGCCCGGCTGCGGATCGTGCCCGGGGCGCTCGTCGGGGTGGCCGCCGCCACCGCCGCGGCCGCCCTGTTGCGGCTGCCGGTCGACAAGGTGCGGGTGACGGGGGTCTTGGCGGCCGTGTCCCCGCCCGCCTGGGGCGACTTCGCGGTGCTGGCCTCCGTCGGCGCGGCCGGGACCGTGGTCGCGCTGGCGCTGATCGCCTCGGCCGAGACGCTGTTCAGTGCCGCCGCCGTGGATCGGATGCACGACGGGCCGCGGACGGAGTACGACAAAGAGCTCATCGCCCAGGGCGTCGGCAACAGCGTGTGCGGGCTGCTCGGGGCGCTGCCGATGACGGCCGTGATCGTTCGCAGCGCCGCCAACGTGGAGGCCGGGGCGCGCACCCGGGCGTCGAGGGTGCTGCACGGCGGCTGGCTGCTGCTCTTCGCCGTGGCGTTCCCCCAGGTGCTGGAGAGCGTGCCGCTGGCCGCGCTGGCCGGGGTGCTGCTGCACGCGGGCTGGAAGCTGCTGCCGGCCAAGGCGGTGGCCGCGCTGTGGCGGACGCACCGGGGCGAGGCGGTGGTGCTGCTGGCCACGGCCTCCGCGATCGTGGTCACCAACCTCTTCGAGGGAGTGCTGGCCGGGCTGGGGCTCGCCGTCGCCAAGGCGGCCTGGGAGACCTCCCACGTGCACATCGAGGAGGTGTGGGAGGGCGAGGAACTGTGCGTGCGGGTCGTGGGGAACGCCAGCTTCCTGCGGCTGCCCAAGCTGCTCGACGCGCTGGACGCGCTGCCGCACGGAAAGCCGGTGCGACTCGACCTGAGCGGGCTGCGCCACCTTGACCACGCCTGCCTGACCGCCCTGGAGGGGTGGGAGCGCACCCGGACGCCGCTCCCCGGCCGGGAGGGCGTCATCTAG
- a CDS encoding YajQ family cyclic di-GMP-binding protein, which translates to MADSSFDIVSKVERQEVDNALNQAAKELSQRYDFKGTGATIAWSGEKILMEANSEERVKAVLDVFETKLVKRGISLKALDAGEPQLSGKEYKIFATIEEGISQENAKKVAKIIRDEGPKGVKAQVQGEELRVSSKSRDDLQEVQALLKGKDLDFAIQFVNYR; encoded by the coding sequence ATGGCCGACTCCAGTTTCGACATCGTCTCGAAGGTCGAGCGGCAGGAGGTCGACAACGCCCTCAACCAGGCCGCCAAGGAGCTCTCGCAGCGCTACGACTTCAAGGGCACCGGCGCCACGATCGCCTGGTCCGGCGAGAAGATCCTGATGGAGGCGAACTCCGAGGAGCGCGTCAAGGCCGTCCTCGACGTGTTCGAGACCAAGCTGGTCAAGCGCGGGATCTCGCTCAAGGCGCTGGACGCCGGCGAGCCGCAGCTGTCCGGCAAGGAGTACAAGATCTTCGCCACGATCGAGGAGGGCATCTCCCAGGAGAACGCCAAGAAGGTCGCGAAGATCATCCGGGACGAGGGTCCCAAGGGCGTCAAGGCCCAGGTCCAGGGCGAGGAGCTGCGCGTCAGCTCCAAGAGCCGTGACGACCTGCAGGAGGTCCAGGCGCTGCTCAAGGGCAAGGACCTGGACTTCGCGATCCAGTTCGTGAACTACCGCTGA